In Drosophila nasuta strain 15112-1781.00 chromosome 2R, ASM2355853v1, whole genome shotgun sequence, a single genomic region encodes these proteins:
- the LOC132784103 gene encoding pupal cuticle protein Edg-78E, with product MLRFLALTLLATLAAGQNYHQDPKTAAIISEQRYLSGDGKFGAAYTQEDGINFKEETDADGTRHGSYSYVDPSGERRTISYTAGKNGFQASGDHLPVAPPAPPQPVPTSGYQPQSQYQPQQQYQPQQQYQAPAQPQSSFRSNDYGDDGSYDPRYNDPSFGQQQQSYQQPAPQPQYRPAPAPQYQPTPQQQSYQQPQYQPQQQPNYYTTTTPNPHRFSPPGKLSLNRTPDGFTYSFNKV from the exons atgttgcgcTTT CTCGCATTGACACTGCTGGCAACCTTGGCTGCTGGCCAGAATTATCATCAGGATCCCAAGACGGCGGCCATTATCAGTGAGCAGCGTTATTTGTCGGGTGATGGTAAATTTGGTGCCGCCTACACACAAGAAGATGGCATTAACTTCAAAGAGGAGACAGATGCCGATGGCACGCGTCATGGCAGCTACAGCTATGTGGATCCCTCAGGCGAACGTCGCACCATCTCCTACACGGCAGGCAAGAATGG CTTCCAAGCATCGGGTGACCATCTGCCAGTGGCTCCTCCAGCTCCACCACAGCCCGTGCCCACCTCCGGTTATCAGCCACAGTCGCAGTaccagccacagcaacagtatcagccacaacagcaataTCAGGCTCCTGCACAGCCACAGTCCTCGTTCCGCAGCAATGATTACGGTGATGATGGCTCCTACGATCCTCGCTACAACGATCCCTCGTtcggccagcagcagcagtcataTCAGCAGCCCGCTCCTCAGCCTCAGTATCGTCCCGCTCCGGCGCCACAATATCAGCCTACTCCCCAGCAACAGAGTTACCAGCAGCCACAGTatcagccacaacagcagcccAACTATTACACCACAACCACGCCCAATCCTCATCGTTTCTCGCCACCCGGCAAGCTGTCGCTGAACCGCACGCCCGATGGCTTCACCTACTCCTTCAACAAGGTCTAA
- the LOC132785180 gene encoding uncharacterized protein LOC132785180, producing the protein SIQLQLLAAALLLSSVTSGLRPPRSYSRRNFYSSVGPPGPVRLTPPASGLPSYSSDLLTNESNRRDVAKKYPKKTHYRPFSVEDDDFSSERYSGEYTGDAPHDSREYTIGTQIRVQHPITVPKKASSSSTYSKPHKYPSPTPYKSSGRPIYDDSGEDHTLEPPKLKGSKWTPASYESEADPFHLVPPPKATAASSHAYRVFEPDHEEYDVPTRPKSHDRYKSVASKKQIEAFLEDQQELLDEAIKLQLINNPKLQKYLKHDSHEARPDLDIEDFETFPPVFAGGPGPQHNSFIVDHPPPSVIKGRSRRRPPGLKPKRSPKSKRIIKPKRKYRSTALVINV; encoded by the exons TCAATTCAATTGCAGCTCTTAGCGGCTGCTTTGCTGCTCAGTTCGGTCACATCGGGTTTGAGGCCACCCAGATCTTATTCTCGTCGCAATTTCTACAGTTCGGTTGGTCCACCTGGTCCGGTACGCTTAACGCCACCAGCTAGTGGACTGCCGAGCTATAGCAGCGATCTGCTAACCAATGAAAGCAACCGACGCGATGTGGCAAAGAAGTACCCCAAGAAGACACACTATAGACCCTTCTCAGTG gAGGACGATGACTTTTCCAGCGAACGCTATTCGGGAGAGTATACGGGTGACGCACCTCATGACAGTCGGGAGTACACAATTGGCACCCAGATACGTGTCCAGCATCCCATCACGGTGCCCAAGAAGGCCAGCTCTAGCTCCACATACTCCAAGCCGCATAAGTATCCTTCACCTACTCCTTACAAGAGCAGCGGTCGTCCAATCTATGATGACTCTGGCGAAGATCATACTCTCGAGCCGCCAAAGTTGAAAGGTTCGAAGTGGACACCAGCATCGTACGAATCGGAGGCAGATCCATTCCATTTGGTACCGCCACCTAAGGCAACGGCTGCATCTAGCCACGCTTACAGAGTGTTTGAGCCCGATCACGAGGAGTACGATGTGCCCACGCGCCCCAAGAGTCACGACCGTTATAAGAGCGTTGCGTCCAAGAAACAGATCGAAGCTTTTCTAGAAGATCAGCAAGAACTGCTGGATGAAGCCATCAAACTGCAGCTGATCAACAATCCCAAActacaaaagtatttgaaGCACGATTCGCATGAGGCGCGACCCGATCTAGACATTGAAGACTTTGAGACATTCCCGCCAGTCTTTGCGGGTGGTCCTGGGCCACAGCACAACAGCTTCATTGTCGATCATCCGCCACCGTCAGTAATTAAGGGCAGATCACGTAGACGCCCGCCAGGCCTTAAGCCGAAGCGTTCCCCAAAGTCCAAGCGCATTATTAAGCCCAAACGAAAGTACAGATCGACAGCACTGGTCATTAATGTGTGA
- the LOC132784099 gene encoding putative uncharacterized protein DDB_G0290989, with translation MLNGKFYTGLPPKMVERQSGNGMNRQESHFFWPDDTRVDSAVETRVKRRGSLEAGPAPLQTQRQSDNPDVNTRQMFHKEFAKSSIQFYDNLQPNSGSNQTRLQRLRREVTPKLTDVEPDTRQLLPHKNVEQEDPSAARRKQAYSSKIQFYDYVNVNEGDAMPNNNRRPKMDMNNKREVELNSKNSPKLQVKHNVRHLSVEREQQLPRMVTKKPLNDGPNWEREQYVDQSMRRAPVMLPKKILKQQRQQQQPWIEDYEEDYIDNGMRQLQLRSPAPLKKHVTYNEEADEYAYYDEAATEGRQLRQSLSQPNMRTGSGRQQQQQRGPYVETGRDTKSLNNYNKKSHNNYNNNSNNNNNDYNNELSLRSPRKMLPKLPELETSATRTTQRSRRFDDTLPTTTTAAATTVAPAEVSMLEQLPSPSDPRKHLRSSLCFNGDALVVDVGAAAPSTSAVALARRSSAGQRVSVGLPD, from the coding sequence ATGCTCAATGGAAAGTTCTACACAGGGCTACCGCCCAAGATGGTGGAGCGTCAAAGCGGCAACGGTATGAATCGCCAGGAGTCGCATTTCTTTTGGCCCGACGATACGCGTGTCGACAGTGCCGTGGAGACGCGTGTTAAGCGTCGAGGCAGCCTCGAAGCTGGCCCAGCGCCGCTGCAAACACAGCGACAATCCGACAATCCAGATGTGAACACACGCCAAATGTTTCACAAGGAGTTTGCCAAGTCATCGATACAGTTCTACGACAACTTGCAACCgaacagcggcagcaatcAAACGCGTTTGCAACGCTTGCGTCGCGAGGTGACGCCAAAGCTGACGGATGTGGAGCCAGACACACGTCAGTTGTTGCCACACAAGAACGTGGAGCAGGAGGATCCGAGTGCAGCACGACGCAAACAAGCCTACAGCTCGAAGATACAATTCTACGAttacgtcaacgtcaacgaaGGCGACGCCatgccaaacaacaacagacgtCCCAAAATGGACATGAACAACAAGCGTGAAGTGGAGCTCAACTCGAAGAACAGTCCCAAGCTGCAGGTGAAGCATAATGTGCGGCATCTGAGCGTGGAGCGTGAACAGCAGCTGCCACGCATGGTCACCAAGAAGCCCCTAAATGATGGTCCGAACTGGGAGCGAGAGCAATATGTGGATCAATCGATGAGACGAGCTCCGGTGATGCTGCCCAAGAAAATACTGAAGCAacagcgtcagcagcagcagccttgGATTGAGGATTACGAGGAGGACTACATAGACAATGGCATGCGGCAGCTGCAATTGCGCAGTCCGGCGCCGTTGAAGAAGCATGTTACCTACAACGAGGAGGCCGACGAGTATGCCTACTATGATGAGGCAGCCACCGAGGGCCGACAGCTGAGGCAGTCGCTGTCTCAGCCAAATATGCGCACAGGAAGTggccgacaacaacagcagcagcgcggTCCATATGTGGAAACTGGTCGCGATACAAAATCATTAAACAACTATAATAAAAAGAgtcataataattataacaacaacagcaacaacaacaacaacgattaCAACAACGAACTGAGCTTGCGCTCGCCACggaaaatgttgccaaaattGCCAGAGCTGGAAACATCAGCGACTAGAACAACACAGCGAAGTCGCCGCTTTGATGACAcactgccaacaacaacaacagcagcagcaacaacagttgcccCCGCAGAGGTGTCAATGCTGGAGCAGCTGCCATCTCCCTCTGACCCACGCAAGCACCTGCGCAGCAGCCTCTGCTTCAACGGCGACGCTTTGGTTGTCGATGTGGGTGCCGCAGCGCCGTCGACGTCGGCAGTGGCGTTGGCGCGTCGCAGCTCTGCTGGGCAACGCGTCAGCGTCGGGCTGCCAGACTGA
- the LOC132784102 gene encoding uncharacterized protein LOC132784102 isoform X2 — protein sequence MRNYAASKQTVRAAIDFEDGTVNMDKMTVAQKNAYLEAHMAVQQQMAQAAIQFKQQQQSSVQQQSSPTANNNNSQQNNGNMQQQQQQQQQQQQQQQQQQQQQQQQQQQQQQQQHYAATIKVPQISSSSSAGGAGGAAGDSTFTVPDDGMGFEGGVRVLQSLGTWSAGEQLTYNIPKPNLIPFTEPYVEGGSMHPASRLKALQQVQQASSGVRKTNPSKSTNKAFECTVCGKGLARKDKLTIHMRIHTGEKPYICEVCNKAFARRDKLVIHMNKFKHVTPTNIAPLGKRLNNMVKKKEQPDPPPEDNKQSLELQLQQQAVQVAAQNIIVQSAQGAPTAIPGIIIPHHQQQLSWTCELCGRMFSSRDEWSIHAKSHLEERLVVESTKPAVAIVKNNSHSNNNASSNNNNNGNNNTNSNNNRGYQMDANQNQILNSSPQMEAQQRSQKIIIQNQMILNANHQQQQQQHVAGGKKAARKHHQPQQQQQQQQQQQQQQQQQQTSAPMYNNNNNNGTLQGHEVSVPVSHLIANSPTAASYMQAQLTGLQHASNTTATTVNVGVSDAGNMNMPIVTYNGNQYCVITRAPDANDAIAMQQKQPLPLDYGQANAAAAATTTNIIVMSPMLPPQQQQQQQQQQQ from the exons ATGCGTAACTATGCCGCTTCCAAGCAAACGGTGCGTGCCGCCATTGACTTTGAG GACGGCACCGTTAACATGGACAAGATGACGGTGGCCCAGAAGAACGCATATCTGGAGGCGCACATGGCCGTGCAACAGCAAATGGCCCAGgccgccatacaattcaagcagcagcaacagagctCCGTGCAACAGCAAAGCTCACccacagccaacaacaacaacagccagcaGAACAACggcaacatgcaacaacagcagcaacagcaacaacaacaacaacaacaacagcaacagcaacagcagcaacaacaacagcagcaacaacagcaacaacaacagcaacactatGCGGCCACCATCAAGGTGCCACAGATCAGTTCCTCCAGTTCGGCGGGCGGTGCTGGCGGTGCAGCCGGAGACAGCACATTCACGGTACCCGACGATGGCATGGGCTTTGAGGGAGGCGTCCGAGTGCTCCAGAGTCTGGGCACCTGGTCGGCGGGGGAACAACTCACCTATAACATACCCAAACCGAATCTGATACCATTCACCGAGCCATATGTGGAGGGTGGCTCCATGCATCCGGCCAGTCGACTCAAGGCGCTGCAACAGGTGCAACAAGCCTCCTCGGGAGTGCGCAAAACCAATCCCTCAAAGt CCACCAACAAGGCGTTCGAGTGCACGGTCTGCGGCAAAGGATTGGCGCGCAAGGATAAGCTGACCATACACATGCGCATTCACACCGGCGAGAAGCCCTATATTTGTGAA GTGTGCAACAAAGCGTTCGCAAGGCGGGATAAACTGGTCATACATATGAATAAGTTCAAGCATGTGACACCCACAAATATAGCGCCGCTGGGCAAGCGACTGAATAACATGGTGAAGAAGAAGGAACAACCGGATCCGCCGCCGGAGGATAACAAGCAGAGTCtcgagctgcagctgcaacagcaggcTGTGCAGGTGGCCGCCCAGAATATCATAGTGCAGTCGGCGCAGGGGGCGCCAACGGCAATACCGGGCATCATAATACCGCACCATCAGCAACAGTTGTCGTGGACGTGCGAGCTGTGTGGCCGCATGTTCTCGAGCCGGGATGAGTGGTCCATTCATGCCAAGAGTCATCTGGAG GAACGGTTAGTCGTAGAGTCCACAAAACCAGCAGTCGCCATCGTTAAGAACAACAGtcacagcaataacaacgccagcagcaacaacaataacaacggcaacaacaacaccaacagcaacaataatcgCGGCTATCAAATGGATGCAAACCAAAATCAAATACTCAACAGCAGTCCGCAAATGGAGGCACAACAACGCAGCCAGAAGATAATCATACAAAATCAGATGATCCTCAACGCcaaccatcagcagcagcagcagcaacatgttgctggcGGCAAGAAAGCGGCCAGAAAGCACCaccaaccacaacagcagcaacagcaacagcaacagcagcaacagcaacaacaacagcaacagaccAGCGCGCCtatgtacaataataataataacaacggCACTCTTCAGGGACACGAA GTGTCTGTGCCCGTCTCGCACCTCATTGCCAACTCACCGACAGCAGCCAGCTACATGCAGGCGCAGCTAACTGGCCTGCAACACGCcagcaacacaacagcaacaaccgtAAATGTTGGTGTCAGCGATGCCGGCAACATGAATATGCCGATCGTCACCTATAATGGCAATCAGTATTGTGTCATTACACGTGCCCCCGATGCTAACGATGCCATTGCCatgcagcagaagcagccgctgccgctgGACTATGGCCAGGCAAACGCTGCAGCCGctgccaccaccaccaacatTATCGTTATGTCGCCCATGCTGCCcccgcaacaacagcaacaacagcagcagcagcaacaatag
- the LOC132784102 gene encoding uncharacterized protein LOC132784102 isoform X1 gives MDKMTVAQKNAYLEAHMAVQQQMAQAAIQFKQQQQSSVQQQSSPTANNNNSQQNNGNMQQQQQQQQQQQQQQQQQQQQQQQQQQQQQQQQHYAATIKVPQISSSSSAGGAGGAAGDSTFTVPDDGMGFEGGVRVLQSLGTWSAGEQLTYNIPKPNLIPFTEPYVEGGSMHPASRLKALQQVQQASSGVRKTNPSKSTNKAFECTVCGKGLARKDKLTIHMRIHTGEKPYICEVCNKAFARRDKLVIHMNKFKHVTPTNIAPLGKRLNNMVKKKEQPDPPPEDNKQSLELQLQQQAVQVAAQNIIVQSAQGAPTAIPGIIIPHHQQQLSWTCELCGRMFSSRDEWSIHAKSHLEY, from the exons ATGGACAAGATGACGGTGGCCCAGAAGAACGCATATCTGGAGGCGCACATGGCCGTGCAACAGCAAATGGCCCAGgccgccatacaattcaagcagcagcaacagagctCCGTGCAACAGCAAAGCTCACccacagccaacaacaacaacagccagcaGAACAACggcaacatgcaacaacagcagcaacagcaacaacaacaacaacaacaacagcaacagcaacagcagcaacaacaacagcagcaacaacagcaacaacaacagcaacactatGCGGCCACCATCAAGGTGCCACAGATCAGTTCCTCCAGTTCGGCGGGCGGTGCTGGCGGTGCAGCCGGAGACAGCACATTCACGGTACCCGACGATGGCATGGGCTTTGAGGGAGGCGTCCGAGTGCTCCAGAGTCTGGGCACCTGGTCGGCGGGGGAACAACTCACCTATAACATACCCAAACCGAATCTGATACCATTCACCGAGCCATATGTGGAGGGTGGCTCCATGCATCCGGCCAGTCGACTCAAGGCGCTGCAACAGGTGCAACAAGCCTCCTCGGGAGTGCGCAAAACCAATCCCTCAAAGt CCACCAACAAGGCGTTCGAGTGCACGGTCTGCGGCAAAGGATTGGCGCGCAAGGATAAGCTGACCATACACATGCGCATTCACACCGGCGAGAAGCCCTATATTTGTGAA GTGTGCAACAAAGCGTTCGCAAGGCGGGATAAACTGGTCATACATATGAATAAGTTCAAGCATGTGACACCCACAAATATAGCGCCGCTGGGCAAGCGACTGAATAACATGGTGAAGAAGAAGGAACAACCGGATCCGCCGCCGGAGGATAACAAGCAGAGTCtcgagctgcagctgcaacagcaggcTGTGCAGGTGGCCGCCCAGAATATCATAGTGCAGTCGGCGCAGGGGGCGCCAACGGCAATACCGGGCATCATAATACCGCACCATCAGCAACAGTTGTCGTGGACGTGCGAGCTGTGTGGCCGCATGTTCTCGAGCCGGGATGAGTGGTCCATTCATGCCAAGAGTCATCTGGAG TATTGA
- the LOC132784101 gene encoding proteoglycan 4, translating to MFEDSLLIIKSDYMHKRRPVLLKLLAAGFQIQGSRRLNFSPELAAEFYADYVDEKGFMLEVILLSKGISEAFILTKENGVQDLLNTMICYFGSASELERNIHVTKHSESVAREITFIFPNYIHEPIQMFDQSLFCNRPMIKPLISEIYDLLQNVDCSPEDWKRRISDYLVRSNPSLPQISNQCQVAPDMGMQEKSQQTTMTYKTIGKEAKPKEKSKSSSSLLSSSEPHSSVLLTTSTCVTCGGFERTEPCISELDLNKRVEPQSDEPICVDEEIIWKEIVVYEEVQPEEESEHKSEVAIPDEEGGRAGDDDATDSECDERPTAAAPAAVVETDSASEEAPPAAATPVVSAVESTTKAAPAAEEAAPAATPSAEEPPPAAAEPAPAAEEQPAPAAEEPPSPVAEEEPAPPAEEPDK from the exons ATGTTTGAGGATTCGCTGCTCATTATCAAATCGGATTATATGCACAAGCGGCGTCCTGTGCTCTTGAAGCTGCTTGCCGCTGGGTTTCAGATTCAAGGTAGTCGCAGGCTGAACTTTTCACCAGAGTTGGCAGCCGAGTTCTATGCTGACTATGTGGATGAGAAGGGCTTCATGCTGGAGGTTATTCTGTTGTCCAAGGGCATCTCGGAAGCATTTATACTGACTAAAGAGAATGGAGTGCAAGATCTGCTCAACACCATGATATGCTACTT TGGCTCAGCCTCGGAGCTGGAGCGTAACATCCATGTAACCAAGCATAGCGAAAGCGTGGCTCGCGAGATCACATTTATTTTCCCAAATT ATATTCACGAGCCTATTCAAATGTTTGATCAAAGTCTTTTCTGCAATCGTCCCATGATAAAACCATTAATTTCGGAGATTTACGACCTCTTGCAGAATGTTGACTGCAGTCCCGAGGATTGGAAGCGTCGCATTTCGGATTATTTGGTGCGCAGCAATCCTTCGTTGCCGCAGATCAGCAATCAGTGTCAAGTTGCGCCTGACATGGGCATGCAGGAGAAATCCCAGCAGACAACGATGACGTACAAAACCATTGGCAAGGAAGCCAAGCCCAAGGAGAAGTCGAAGAGCAGCAGCTCTCTGCTGTCCAGCAGCGAACCGCATTCGTCGGTGCTGTTGACTACATCCACCTGTGTGACTTGCGGTGGCTTCGAGCGCACAGAACCGTGCATATCCGAACTGGATTTGAACAAACGCGTGGAGCCGCAAAGCGATGAACCGATATGCGTGGACGAGGAGATCATATGGAAGGAGATTGTTGTCTATGAGGAGGTGCAGCCCGAAGAGGAGTCGGAGCATAAGAGCGAAGTGGCTATTCCGGATGAGGAGGGCGGACGTGCAGGCGATGATGATGCCACAGATTCAGAGTGTGATGAAAgaccaactgctgctgctccagcagcagttgttgAAACGGACTCGGCATCAGAGGAGGCGCCACCTGCAGCGGCCACTCCTGTGGTATCAGCAGTTGagtcaacaacaaaagcagcgcCAGCGGCGGAGGAAGCTGctccagcagcaacaccatCTGCAGAAGAGCCCCCTCCAGCTGCTGCAGAaccagctccagctgctgAAGAGCAACCAGCTCCAGCTGCCGAAGAGCCACCGTCTCCAGTAGCCGAAGAGGAACCCGCTCCGCCTGCCGAAGAACCTGATAAATAG
- the LOC132784096 gene encoding uncharacterized protein LOC132784096 has product MRDAGLLAILAVFVCGVCVSSTPVAQQPLVGGSKCTWGPSYWCENLSNSKDCRATRHCIQTVWEKRVVPVDDDSICKICKDMVTQARDQLRSNETEEEMKEVFEGSCKLIPIKLVQKECITLADNFIPELIEALSSQMNPDQVCSVAGLCNSRKIDELMQLSYQAALDGSLKEEDVDVQGAVAKVEKKPAGVAQLTCGSCNLLSRKMQQKFEATDRDDMVEQLLHVCGGMSSFSDACANMVLTYFNEMYDAVKQHLAVSGPCHMSGVCVARYHQHEEDVQEPEALTTLDGVSDDIPCALCEQLVKHLRDVLVANTTETEFKQVLEGFCKQSRGFKDECLSIVDQYYHIIYDTLVNNLDANGTCTIIGVCPKGQLGVNHNAPIMPLLPVLAPADIKVTIKKLGANEPKFSQQEILNMQLPIDHLMGAPNPNQLVEGGEMCTICEYLLHFIQESLATPATDDEIKHTVENICTKLPKGVAGQCRNFVEMYGDAVIALLIQGLNPRNVCPMMQMCPKNVENKQDIEVFNPVTTVHSDEQDKPTCPLCLFAVEQAQIKIRDNKSKDNIKKVLDGLCSHLPSKLRAECTDFVETYSNELIDMLITDFKPEEICVQLKLCPKTKDYLDEMGIVLIGSDEDDKSSSSEEITGNDIDSDEQVEVRFDKDFGVTPNCLLCEEVVKTVEKRLGKHPTKADVKDALEHTCDKLKKPVASKCHKFIDKYGDKIAELFLKEMDPKLICTELGMCLFSEQDDLEVDEALKYDVIVLPKNNEGKLARLESSKVNEPPTCVLCEFVMTKLEADLKNKTEQEEIKKALLSVCDHLPKTVRKQCDSFVEGYAAAIISLASTVPPKEVCQKLQLCFSEVVNDEVIECGVCHGASQVLLPYFRSQKDHDNVSSQDMVSMACENLPAKYYNICSEMISIYGISMMRLSEHSYMDQSHICAEIGKCFDHEKSALAFARISA; this is encoded by the exons ATGCGTGACGCGGGCCTTTTGGCCATTTTGGCTGTGTTTGTTTGCG GCGTTTGCGTTTCCTCAACGCCAGTCGCTCAGCAGCCGCTAGTTGGAGGAAGCAAATGCACCTGGGGCCCCTCCTATTGGTGCGAAAATCTCAG CAATTCAAAGGACTGTAGAGCGACACGTCATTGCATTCAGACCGTATGGGAAAAGCGCGTTGTGCCCGTCGATGATGACTCGATTTGCAAGATATGCAAGGATATGGTGACTCAGGCACGCGATCAACTGCGCAGCAATGAAACCGAAGAGGAAATGAAGGAGGTCTTCGAGGGCTCCTGCAAGCTGATACCCATTAAGCTGGTGCAGAAGGAATGCATCACGCTGGCCGACAACTTCATACCCGAGCTGATTGAGGCGCTGTCCTCGCAAATGAATCCCGAT CAAGTTTGCTCCGTGGCCGGTTTGTGCAACAGCCGCAAAATCGATGAGCTGATGCAGCTCAGTTATCAGGCTGCTTTGGATGGCTCCCTCAAGGAGGAAGATGTGGATGTTCAGGGTGCTGTTGCCAAGGTGGAGAAGAAGCCTGCTGGCGTTGCACAATTGACCTGCGGCAGCTGCAATCTGCTCTCTCGCAAGATGCAGCAGAAATTCGAAGCCACTGATCGCGACGATATGgttgagcagctgctgcatgTGTGCGGCGGCATGTCCAGCTTCTCAGATGCCTGCGCAAACATGGTGTTGACCTATTTCAATGAGATGTACGACGCTGTTAAGCAACACTTGGCTGTCAGTGGTCCTTGCCACATGTCTGgcgtgtgtgtggcacgtTACCACCAGCATGAGGAAGATGTTCAGGAGCCAGAAGCATTGACCACCCTGGATGGTGTTAGCGATGACATTCCCTGTGCACTGTGTGAGCAGCTGGTGAAGCATTTGCGTGATGTGTTGGTGGCCAACACCACGGAGACGGAGTTCAAGCAAGTGCTCGAGGGCTTCTGCAAGCAATCACGTGGCTTCAAGGACGAGTGCCTCAGCATTGTGGATCAGTATTATCACATCATTTACGACACTTTGGTTAACAATCTGGATGCCAACGGCACTTGCACCATCATTGGCGTTTGCCCCAAAGGCCAGCTCGGTGTAAACCACAACGCTCCAATCATGCCTCTGCTGCCTGTTCTTGCCCCAGCCGACATTAAGGTGACCATCAAGAAGTTGGGTGCCAACGAGCCCAAGTTCAGCCAGCAAGAAATCTTGAACATGCAGTTGCCAATTGATCATTTGATGGGAGCTCCCAATCCCAACCAGCTGGTGGAGGGCGGTGAAATGTGCACCATTTGCGAGTACTTGTTGCACTTCATTCAAGAGTCGCTGGCCACGCCAGCTACCGACGATGAGATCAAACATACTGTCGAAAACATTTGCACCAAGTTGCCAAAGGGTGTCGCCGGTCAATGCCGTAACTTTGTGGAGATGTATGGCGATGCAGTTATTGCATTGCTCATTCAAGGCTTGAATCCACGCAACGTTTGCCCCATGATGCAGATGTGCCCGAAAAACGTTGAGAATAAGCAAGACATTGAAGTATTCAACCCTGTGACGACTGTGCACAGCGACGAACAGGACAAGCCCACTTGCCCActctgtttgtttgctgtggAGCAGGCTCAGATCAAGATTCGTGACAACAAGTCCAAGGATAACATCAAGAAGGTTCTGGATGGTCTCTGCTCGCATCTGCCTAGCAAACTGCGTGCCGAATGCACGGACTTTGTGGAAACTTACTCCAACGAATTGATTGACATGCTCATCACTGACTTCAAGCCCGAGGAGATTTGCGTGCAACTGAAGCTGTGCCCCAAGACCAAGGACTATTTGGACGAAATGGGCATTGTGTTGATTGGCAGCGATGAGGATGATAAGTCATCCAGCAGTGAGGAAATCACTGGTAACGATATCGATTCAGACGAACAAGTCGAAGTGCGATTCGACAAGGACTTTGGTGTTACACCCAACTGTCTGCTCTGCGAAGAGGTCGTCAAGACTGTGGAGAAGAGATTGGGCAAGCATCCGACCAAGGCTGACGTTAAGGATGCCCTGGAACACACTTGCGACAAGCTGAAGAAGCCAGTGGCCAGCAAGTGCCACAAGTTCATTGACAAGTATGGTGATAAGATTGCCGAGCTGTTCTTGAAGGAAATGGATCCCAAATTGATTTGCACAGAACTGGGCATGTGCCTCTTTAGCGAGCAGGATGATC TTGAAGTCGATGAGGCCTTGAAGTATGATGTCATTGTGCTGCCCAAGAACAATGAGGGTAAATTGGCGCGTCTGGAAAGCTCAAAGGTCAATGAGCCACCAACTTGTGTGCTTTGCGAGTTTGTTATGACCAAGCTGGAGGCGGATCTGAAGAACAAAACCGAACAGGAAGAGATCAAGAAGGCTCTGCTCTCTGTTTGCGATCACTTGCCAAAGACCGTTCGCAAGCAGTGCGATAGCTTTGTGGAGGGTTATGCTGCGGCTATTATCAGCCTGGCCAGCACAGTTCCGCCCAAGGAAGTGTGCCAAAAACTGCAGCTTTGCTTCAGCGAGGTGGTCAACGATGAGGTCATCGAGTGCGGCGTCTGCCATGGCGCTTCACAAGTTCTGTTGCCTTACTTCCGTTCGCAGAAGGACCATGATAATGTCAGCTCACAGGACATGGTCTCCATGGCCTGCGAAAACTTGCCCGCCAAGTACTATAACATT TGCTCGGAAATGATCTCTATTTATGGCATTAGCATGATGCGCTTGTCTGAGCATTCGTATATGGATCAATCGCACATCTGTGCCGAGATTGGCAAATGCTTTGACCATGAGAAGTCCGCTCTGGCCTTTGCCAGAATTTCAG CTTAA